In Deltaproteobacteria bacterium, the following are encoded in one genomic region:
- a CDS encoding ubiquinone/menaquinone biosynthesis methyltransferase translates to MALAQQLPPPEEKAAVVEAMFDRIAPHYDRMNRLFTFRLDQRWRRLLLQRARVGHSDIIVDLGCGTGDLCELAAAAGARVVGLDFAARMLAAARARLSDAPLVRADAAALPLATASATVVSSAFALRNFVSIPGVLAEAARVLVRGGRLALLEVDEPTGRWQRWGHAVYFRRIVPLLGALLAERAAYAYLPRSTAYLPPERALLELVTRAGFERVAKHRLSLGIAQLIIAERS, encoded by the coding sequence GTGGCGTTAGCGCAGCAGCTGCCGCCTCCGGAAGAGAAAGCGGCGGTGGTAGAGGCGATGTTCGATCGCATCGCCCCGCACTACGACCGCATGAATCGCCTCTTCACCTTTCGACTCGATCAACGCTGGCGCCGTCTGCTGTTGCAGCGGGCGCGGGTGGGGCATAGCGATATCATTGTTGATCTCGGCTGCGGCACCGGTGACCTGTGCGAGCTGGCGGCGGCCGCCGGCGCGCGCGTGGTCGGGCTCGACTTTGCCGCCCGCATGCTAGCGGCGGCGCGCGCCCGGCTCTCCGACGCGCCGCTGGTGCGGGCGGATGCGGCCGCGCTGCCATTGGCCACCGCCTCGGCCACCGTGGTCAGCAGCGCCTTTGCGCTGCGCAACTTCGTCTCGATTCCGGGCGTATTGGCCGAGGCCGCGCGGGTGCTGGTGCGGGGCGGACGATTGGCGCTACTGGAAGTCGACGAGCCCACCGGCCGCTGGCAGCGCTGGGGTCACGCGGTTTACTTCCGCCGCATCGTGCCGCTGCTCGGCGCGCTACTGGCCGAGCGCGCCGCTTACGCCTACCTGCCGCGCTCCACCGCCTATCTGCCGCCCGAGCGCGCATTGCTCGAGCTGGTGACGCGGGCAGGCTTTGAACGCGTTGCCAAACACCGGCTCAGCCTCGGCATTGCCCAGCTGATCATCGCCGAGAGATCATGA